From Cydia strobilella chromosome 7, ilCydStro3.1, whole genome shotgun sequence, one genomic window encodes:
- the LOC134742910 gene encoding eukaryotic translation initiation factor 3 subunit G has product MRDEIQSSWADEVEIDQGALPPPSEVVENGLKIVTEYKYDNDNKKVKIVRTYKIEKRVVSKSIAKRKTWTKFGDSASDKPGPNPATTNVAEDVFMQFITSKEEAQRPDDGQLDGLKPQTSSVIFKCRTCQGEHWTLSCPFKNTQMAQSKVGEAAKAADAKPGGGAAGGGGAKYVAPYLREGAAGRAPGRGPPDARRDDVAAIRISNLSNFAVEADLEDLVKGFGPVQKLYLAKEKSTGHCKGFAYVHFKFRADAAKAIQTLNGHGYDHLILNVEWSKPPQN; this is encoded by the exons ATGAGGGATGAAATCCAGTCATCATGGGCCGACGAGGTCGAAATAGACCAGGGAGCTCTGCCACCGCCATCAGAAGTTGTGGAGAATGGACTGAAGATAGTCACAGAATACAAATATGATAATGACAATAAAAAAGTCAAGATTGTCCGCACATACAAAATTGAGAAGCGTGTAGTATCCAAG AGCATCGCCAAACGCAAGACTTGGACCAAATTCGGTGACTCAGCCAGCGACAAGCCAGGACCGAACCCAGCCACCACCAATGTTGCTGAGGATGTGTTCATGCAGTTCATCACCAGCAAGGAGGAGGCCCAGCGACCTGATGATGGACAACTCGATGGACTGAAG CCTCAAACCAGCAGCGTGATCTTCAAGTGCCGCACGTGCCAGGGCGAGCACTGGACCCTCAGCTGTCCCTTCAAGAACACGCAGATGGCACAGAGCAAGGTCGGAGAGGCGGCCAAAGCTGCAG ATGCGAAGCCCGGCGGTGGCGCCGCTGGCGGCGGGGGCGCCAAGTACGTGGCGCCCTACCTGCGCGAGGGCGCCGCCGGCCGCGCGCCGGGCCGCGGGCCGCCCGACGCGCGCCGCGACGACGTGGCCGCCATCCGCATCTCCAACCTCAGCAACTTCGCCGTCGAGGCCGACCTCGAGGACCTCGTCAAGGGCTTCGGCCCCGTGCAGAAGCTCTACCTCGCCAAGGAGAAG AGCACCGGTCACTGCAAGGGATTCGCGTACGTGCACTTCAAGTTCCGCGCCGACGCCGCCAAAGCCATTCAGACCCTCAACGGCCACGGATACGACCATCTCATCCTCAACGTCGAGTGGTCCAAACCTCCGCAGAACTAA